One window of Fusarium keratoplasticum isolate Fu6.1 chromosome 2, whole genome shotgun sequence genomic DNA carries:
- a CDS encoding Dolichyl-phosphate beta-glucosyltransferase, whose translation MAVATPLELPAKFLRPLWAWIEATPVHVLVVLLIALIALALLALFALLHLVAPKPRPVVASEKRYITSHPETGRTHPLPLPCWYDRWLAERQASEQHIQPAEAFPTPDAGSIEPADVRLSVVFPAYNEEARVTPTLEEAVAYLDKHFGRTAHAKTDVTSPTTKRHVRNAPKEDLGGYEILVVDDGSSDKTVDVVLQFAKDNDLHGILRVISLEKNRGKGGATTHGFRHVRGEYVLFADADGASRFSDVGKLIEGCEEVVDGSHRGVAIGSRAHLVGSEAVVKRSALRNFLMRSFHLVLMILTPPATSRIRDTQCGFKLFSRASLPHIIPYMHTEGWIFDIEMLMLAESAPATPVLGSDGSVIGTSPGIKVAEVPIEWHEVGGSKLNVIQDSIKMAIGLAVLRASWMMGVYRRRLT comes from the exons ATGGCTGTCGCAACACCTCTCGAGCTGCCCGCCAAGTTCCTACGGCCTCTCTGGGCCTGGATTGAAGCTACGCCAGTTCAtgttctcgtcgtcctcttgaTTGCGCTCATTGCgctcgccctccttgcc CTCTTCGCCCTCCTTCACCTCGTCGCGCCAAAGCCTCGCCCAGTCGTCGCGTCGGAAAAGAGATATATCACCAGCCATCCCGAGACCGGCCGTACACACCCTCTACCTCTGCCCTGCTGGTACGACCGCTGGCTCGCCGAGCGCCAGGCCAGCGAGCAGCACATCCAGCCCGCCGAGGCCTTCCCAACCCCGGACGCCGGCAGCATCGAACCCGCCGATGTGCGCCTCAGTGTCGTCTTCCCAGCATACAATGAGGAGGCCCGCGTAACCCCGACCCTCGAAGAAGCCGTCGCTTATCTTGACAAGCACTTTGGCCGTACTGCGCATGCCAAGACAGACGTCACCAGCCCGACGACCAAGCGACACGTGCGCAACGCCCCCAAGGAGGATCTCGGAGGTTACGAGATCTTGGTAGTCGATGATGGTAGTAGCGACAAGACGGTGGATGTCGTGCTCCAATTCGCCAAGGACAATGACCTCCATGGTATCCTAAGAGTCATATCGCTGGAGAAGAACAGAGGCAAGGGCGGAGCTACCACACATGGATTCCGACATGTCAGGGGTGAATACGTGCTATTTGCCGACGCAGATGGTGCATCGCGCTTCAGCGACGTCGGAAAGCTCATTGAAGGATGTGAAGAGGTCGTTGACGGGTCGCACCGTGGTGTAGCTATCGGTAGCCGCGCCCATCTCGTCGGTAGTGAGGCTGTTGTCAAG CGCTCAGCCTTGCGAAACTTCCTCATGCGATCCTTCCATCTCGTCCTCATGATCCTCACGCCCCCCGCGACATCACGCATTCGTGATACCCAATGCGGCTTCAAGCTCTTCTCGCGCGCCTCCCTCCCCCACATCATCCCATACATGCACACCGAGGGCTGGATCTTTGACATTGAGATGCTTATGCTTGCCGAGTCGGCTCCCGCTACCCCGGTCCTTGGCAGTGACGGCAGTGTTATCGGCACCAGCCCAGGCATCAAGGTTGCCGAGGTGCCCATTGAGTGGCACGAGGTCGGCGGAAGCAAGCTCAACGTCATCCAGGACAGCATCAAGATGGCTATCGGCCTTGCGGTGCTGAGGGCAAGCTGGATGATGGGTGTGTACCGGAGGAGGTTGACATGA